A region of the Clostridia bacterium genome:
CGACGAGCATCGAGCGCATCGGCAGCAACCACGTCAACGGCATTATAAACGCGCTCCGCGCCTACGCGGACCCCGCGAACTACCCCGCCTATTTCCACTGCAGCTACGGCCGCGACCGCACCGGCACGCTCGGCCTGCTTCTGCTCGGCCTTCTCGGCGTTTCCAAGACCGACATACAGAAGGATTACGAGATGACCTTCCTCTCCGAATGGGGCGGCGGCGGACTCAGCGCCGAGGGGCACGTCTCGCTGCTCAACAGAACGATAAGCTGGATTCAGACGAACTATGCGCAGGGCGGAACGCTTCAGGAATCGATTGAGGCATACGTGCTCGCCGCCGGACTTTCCGCCGACGAGATCGCCGCGATCCGCGCGAATATGCTCGAGCCCGTTCCCGAGGAAGCCGCCGTTACCGGAATGGAGATCGCCTCCGAGCCCGATAAGACCGAATACACCGAGGGAGATCTGCTCGATCTCAACGGCGGCAAGCTTGCCGTTACATTCAGCGACGGCGCGGTCAAAGAGGTGAAGATGAGCATAGATATGGTAAGCGGTTTCGACAGAAACGCCGCCGGCGATCAGACGTTGACGGTCACATATGCCGGATTTACCGCGCAGTTCGACGTTGAGGTCAAGGGAAAGACAATGACTCGGATAGAGATCACCGCTCTGCCTGAGAAGCGCGAATACACCGAGGGTGAGGAGTTTGACCCGGCGGGTCTGGAGGTCACGGCGTATTACGACAACGATGCGCAGGAAGTGCTTTCCGCCGACGCTTATGAGATATCCGGCTATGAATCGACGGTAGGCGAACACACGATAACGATTACCGTGGGAGAGTTTACCGACAGCTTTAACGTGACCGTTGTCAGCGGCTTTATACGCGGCGATTTGGACGGCGACGGCGAAATCACCGTCGCGGACGCGCTCGCGGCGCTGCGCATAGCCGCGAAGCTGGCGGAAGAAACTCCGCGGGCGATCGCGATAGGCGACGCGGACGGCGACGGGCATATCACCGTCGCGGACGCGCTTGCGATACTGCGCGTAGCCGCGAAACTTGCGGATACGCTTTGATCACGATACGGCACCGCTGAACACCGAGGCGATGCTACGGTGTTTTTTCGCTGACGAGGCGATACGGGAAAGGAGCAGACAATATGAAAAAAACAATTCTCGGCAGACGTTTGCCGGCGCTTATTCTGGCTCTTGCGCTGGCGGTATCGTTTATCGGCGTACTGCCTGCCGCGGCGGAGACGGCGAGCTTCGACGGCTATATCTGTAACGGCGACTTCGAGACCGGAGAAGCCGGAGCGTGGAATATGGCGGGTACCTATTCGATCGTCGCCGGCGGACACGACGGCAGCGGCTACTGCGTCAGAGTCGCCGGAGCCGCGTATTCGAAGGCGTATCAGGACGTGACCGTCGAACCGAACACCGACTACCGTCTGTCCGGTTGGGTGAAACGCGAAGCGGGCGTCGGCGCGCATTACTTTTACGCGAAAGGCCTCAGCGGCGGCACGCTTGAAACGCTGAATAATACCAACCCGTGGCACAGATACGTGACGCCGGACTGGTACTGGTTCATATGGGATTTCAACAGCGGGGATAATACGCAGATCAACGTCCGCATAGAAATCGAAGACGCGGCGTCGGTATGCTTATACGACGATATAAACCTCCGCAAGCTGACGAACTCCGACAAGGCCGGCTATCTCACGAACGGCAACTTTGAAGCCGGCATCCCGAACGGCTGGCAGCCGAGCGGAAACTCCTCCGTAGTCGCCGGCGGTTATAACAGCAGCTACGCTATGCGGGTCGACGGCCTCGTCAAGCAGTACATCCGCGTCGACTCAATGAGCGACTACCGCGTCACCGTAATGGCGAAGCGCGTCAGCGGCACGGGCAGCCACGAGATCCGCGTGCAGAAAGGCACGAACGTCTACGAGGCGATAAACGGCACGAGCGGCGTTTTCAGCAACGCGACGGACGGCTGGGAGGAACGCTCCTTCGAGTTCAACTCCGGCAAGACGACGCAGGTTGCGCTTTTCCTCGCGGCGCTCGACGCGGGAACTGTCTACCTTTACGACAACGTGACCGTGAAAAAGATAAACAACCCCGCTCCCGACTACTCCGGCGTCATGAAGGGCGACGTCGACCTTAACGGCGAGGTCAACGCCGCCGACCTTGAGCTTATCCGTGAGCTCGGCGGTACCGCCGAAGGCGCCGCCGCCTACGCCGCGGATATGAACTGCGACGGCAGTATTACTCCCGACGATCTGCAAATGCTCGACGATTACCTCGCGATGGGGGACAACGCGATCATGGCGCTTTACCCGACGCGGGGCGAAACCGTCGCGCACGGCAACTGGCAGATAGACGAGCTGCTTCACGACTACTATCCCGGCAAGTCGGACGACTATTCCGGCATCTACTTCGGCATGGGAACTCACACCAACCAGTATGCGCGCGATCCGGTCACGCTGCGTTGGATAAGCAGTTCGGGAAAGAAGAGTTACACCGTTCTGCTTACTCACGAGGTCGATCCCGAGACCGGCGTGCCCGACTTCACTAACGCGAAATCGTACGTCGCCCGGGGCACCGAGCTGAGTATACAGAATCTGCTTGTCGATACGGACTACTACTGGATGATAGAAGGGGGCGGGGAATATGCCGGCGGCGTATTCCATACCGCGAAGACCGTCCGCACCTTCTATATCGACGGAGTCACCAACAGCCGCGACCTCGGCGGATGGCCGACAGAGGACGGCCTTGCGAGAGTGAGATACGACGTTGCGTTCCGCAGCGCGCACTTCGATCACATAACCGGCGCGGGCAGAGCCGCTGTCGCGGATATCGGTCTGAAGACGGATATCGACCTGCGCGCCGACGGCGAAGGAGTCGTCGCCCCGCTCGGCGACGACGTGGCCTGGCTCCGCGCGGGTCCGGACGGCACGGCGATGTACTACACGACCGGAGGCAACAGCATAAGCAACCTCAAGGGTTCGCACACCCAGGGCTCGCTCGCCGCGCTTCGCGTATTCACCAACGCCGCGAATCTGCCGGCGTGCTTCCATTGCGCCTACGGCCGCGACCGCACCGGCACGGTAGGATTCCTGCTGCTCGGTATGCTCGGCGTTTCGTATTACGATATAGTGAAGGATTATGAAATGACCTTCCTTTCATATGTGGGCGAGCAGAATCAGACGATAAGAGCCGATGAATCGGCCACAAAAACGCTGGACTGGATAATGGAAACCTATCCCGCGGATTCCCTCAAGGAATCTACGGAGAAGTACCTTCTCGCCGCAGGTCTCAAGGCGGACGAGATAACGGCGATACGCAAGAACCTGCTTGAAGCGGCGGACGGCTCGCCGCTCAAGGCGGACTCGATAGAAGTCACGACGCTGCCTCGCAAGCTTTCCTTCCTCGAGGGCAAGACGAAGCTCAACGTCATCGGCGGCAAGATAACCGTGCGTTACAACGTCGGCGTCACCGAGGAAATATGGATGGATAAGTCCATGGTCAGCGGCTTTGATAATACGATCGTCGGGCCTCAGACGCTGACGGTTGAGTATATGGGAGCGACGACTACCTACGAGGTCGAAATAACGCCTAAGAGCGTGATTCGGATAGAGATAACGTCCCTGCCTGAGAAGCGCGAATACGCCGCGGGTGAGGAGTTCGACCCGGCCGGTCTGGAGGTCACGGCGTATTACGACAACGATACGCAGGAAGTGCTTTCCGCCGACGCTTATGAGATATCCGGCTATGAATCGGCGGCAGGCGAACACACGATAACGGTTACCGTGGGAGAGTTTACCGATAACTTTACCGTGACCGTAATAAGCGGAGCGATGCGCTACGACTTCGACGGCGACGGCGAGATCACCGTCGCGGACGCGCTCGCGGCGCTGCGCATAGCCGCGAAGCTGGCGGAAGAAACGCCAGAAGCGATCGCGATAGGCGACGCGGACGGCGACGGGCATATCACCGTCGCGGACGCGCTTGCGATACTGCGCGTAGCCGCGGGTCTTTCGAAACTGACGTCCTGAGTGAAAGATCTTTCGCCGATAGATGTATTTATTGCGGTCCCTTCTTTTGAGGGGGCCGCAATTTTTCGGCTGAATGCAAGAATAAAGTAGGCAAAAATCCTCATATTTACACCTTGACTGCAAGCGTGAAAAATGGTAAAATATATTATGAAGATTTGCGCTGTGTTTATATGCGGCGCTGTTAAGGAAGGAGAATGCACTATGATGAAGAAAACGTTTATCGGCAGCCGCTTGCTCGCGGTAGTTCTGACGCTTGCGATGGTCCTTTCCTTCGCGGGAGTTCTCCCGCTGGGGATCACCGCGTCCGCGGCGGACCCGAGCTTTGACGGCTACATCTACAACGGTGACTTTGAAACGGGCACGGCAAGTCCGTGGAAACTGAACAGCGGATCGTCTATCGTTACCGGCGGCCATAACGGCAGCGGATACGCCGTTCGCTTTCAATCTTCCAACGCGTGGTCGTACTTTTATCAGAAAGTCAACATTCAGCCCGACACCGATTACCGCGTGACCTTCTGGGTCAAACGCGTTGCCGGAACGAGTTCACACAATATTTACATCTACGATCCGAATGACACCAATAACATTCGCCCCGGTATAAACGGCACAAAGCAGTGGTTCAATTATACCAGTGATGAATGGGTGAAGCACGTTTTTGAGTTTAACAGCGGAACGCTGACAACTGTTGGTATTTACTTTAAAAATTCAACAGCGGATGACGTCTTCCTTTATGACGACATAACTCTCAAGGCGCTGCCGAAACCCTCCTTCGACGGTTATATCTACAACGGCGACTTTGAAACGGGCGACGCCGCGCCATGGACTCTTCCCGCCGCCGCTTCCATCGTTGCCGGCGGCCACGACGGCAGCGACTACTGCGCACGCCTTGCCGCAAGCGCACCTGATAAACAGTGGGAGCACATAAAGCAGGAGATCACCGTCGAGCCGAATACGGACTACCGTCTTTCCGGCTGGGTCAAGCGTGAAGCAGGGACCGGTGCGCATTATCTCTACGCGCAGGGCCCCGGCAATGAAAAACTGTCTGTGCTCAACGACTGCCATCAGTGGTTCACGTATGCCAATCAGGAATGGACACAGCACATATGGGAATTCAACAGCGGCGCGTTCAGCACGATAAAACTCTATATGATGATCGAGGATCCGGCGTCCGTCTTCCTCTATGACGACATAACGCTCGAGAAACTCGCGACTGCGAATACCGACGGCTATATCACCAACGGCGATTTCGAGACCGGCGTCGGCAGCGGCTGGGTGATCAACAGCGCCTCCGCCATCATCGAGGGCGGCAGGAACGACAGCGACTACGCGCTGAAACTCGCCGGCTCCGCCGGTCAGAACGCCAGACAGGCGATCATCGTCGAAGGCATGACCGATTTCCGCCTGACCGTTTACGCCAAGCGCCTTTCCGGTACCGGTGCGCACGCGATCTTCGCTCAGAAGGGCGATACGGTGCTCGAGCCGATAAACGGCACCGAAGGTATCGTCAACGGCGGAGACGAATGGACGGAATACGTCTATGAATTCAACAGCACCGCGGCGACACAGGTGACGATATTCCTTCAGGTAACCGATCCCGGAACCGTCTTCCTCTATGACGACGTGAAGCTCGAAAAGCTCACCGGTCCGGATTACAGCGACGTGCTCAAGGGCGACGTCGACCTCGACGGCGAGCTGACGAATGAGGACGCCACGCTCATCGAGCAGCACATCGCGGGCGAAACGACGCTCGAAGACGCCGCCGCCTACGCCGCCGATATGGATTGCGACGGCGAGATAACCGAGACAGACCTTGCGATGCTGCGCAGCTTTATCAGCGGCGAAGCTTCCGCCGTACCGCTCTATCCGATAAACGGCGAGACCGTCGCTAAGGGCTCGTGGCAGATCGAAGAGCTCCTCGTTGATTATACTCCCGGCAAGTCGGACAGCTACTCCGGCCTCGGCTCGCGCAAGGATCAGTATATGCGCGATCCGGTCGTCCTGCGCTGGAAGGCGAACGAGGGCGGCGCACGCAGCTACAACGTTCTGGTCGCCGATAACTACAAGCTCGAGAACGCCAAGAGATACCTCATCCAGACCGACGGCTCTTCCGAAAAGACCCTTTCGATACAGAATCTGATGGTAGACACCGATTATTACTGGGCGATCGACCTCAACGGTAAGCGCTCCGAAGTCGGCACCTTCCACACCGCCAAGACGGTCCGCACCTTCTGGATCGAGGGCGTTTCCAACACCCGCGATCTCGGCGGCTGGCTGACCGAAGACGGACTTTACAGAGTCAAGTATAACGTCGCGTTCCGCGGCGCGAAGTTCGACGACGTGACAGAAGAAGGCAAGCAGGCGATAACCGACCTCGGCATAAAGACCGACGTTGACCTGCGCACCCATAACGAGGGCGTCCAGGCGCCGCTCGCCGATATCGGAGTCGAATGGTTCCTTGCCGGTCACAACGGCGCGGCGATGTATTATTCCACCGAAGCCAGCACGATCAGCGATCTGACGAGCTCCTACGTCGCGGGCACAATCAACGCTGTCCGCGTTTACG
Encoded here:
- a CDS encoding tyrosine-protein phosphatase, with protein sequence MKKTILGRRLPALILALALAVSFIGVLPAAAETASFDGYICNGDFETGEAGAWNMAGTYSIVAGGHDGSGYCVRVAGAAYSKAYQDVTVEPNTDYRLSGWVKREAGVGAHYFYAKGLSGGTLETLNNTNPWHRYVTPDWYWFIWDFNSGDNTQINVRIEIEDAASVCLYDDINLRKLTNSDKAGYLTNGNFEAGIPNGWQPSGNSSVVAGGYNSSYAMRVDGLVKQYIRVDSMSDYRVTVMAKRVSGTGSHEIRVQKGTNVYEAINGTSGVFSNATDGWEERSFEFNSGKTTQVALFLAALDAGTVYLYDNVTVKKINNPAPDYSGVMKGDVDLNGEVNAADLELIRELGGTAEGAAAYAADMNCDGSITPDDLQMLDDYLAMGDNAIMALYPTRGETVAHGNWQIDELLHDYYPGKSDDYSGIYFGMGTHTNQYARDPVTLRWISSSGKKSYTVLLTHEVDPETGVPDFTNAKSYVARGTELSIQNLLVDTDYYWMIEGGGEYAGGVFHTAKTVRTFYIDGVTNSRDLGGWPTEDGLARVRYDVAFRSAHFDHITGAGRAAVADIGLKTDIDLRADGEGVVAPLGDDVAWLRAGPDGTAMYYTTGGNSISNLKGSHTQGSLAALRVFTNAANLPACFHCAYGRDRTGTVGFLLLGMLGVSYYDIVKDYEMTFLSYVGEQNQTIRADESATKTLDWIMETYPADSLKESTEKYLLAAGLKADEITAIRKNLLEAADGSPLKADSIEVTTLPRKLSFLEGKTKLNVIGGKITVRYNVGVTEEIWMDKSMVSGFDNTIVGPQTLTVEYMGATTTYEVEITPKSVIRIEITSLPEKREYAAGEEFDPAGLEVTAYYDNDTQEVLSADAYEISGYESAAGEHTITVTVGEFTDNFTVTVISGAMRYDFDGDGEITVADALAALRIAAKLAEETPEAIAIGDADGDGHITVADALAILRVAAGLSKLTS
- a CDS encoding tyrosine-protein phosphatase, producing MMKKTFIGSRLLAVVLTLAMVLSFAGVLPLGITASAADPSFDGYIYNGDFETGTASPWKLNSGSSIVTGGHNGSGYAVRFQSSNAWSYFYQKVNIQPDTDYRVTFWVKRVAGTSSHNIYIYDPNDTNNIRPGINGTKQWFNYTSDEWVKHVFEFNSGTLTTVGIYFKNSTADDVFLYDDITLKALPKPSFDGYIYNGDFETGDAAPWTLPAAASIVAGGHDGSDYCARLAASAPDKQWEHIKQEITVEPNTDYRLSGWVKREAGTGAHYLYAQGPGNEKLSVLNDCHQWFTYANQEWTQHIWEFNSGAFSTIKLYMMIEDPASVFLYDDITLEKLATANTDGYITNGDFETGVGSGWVINSASAIIEGGRNDSDYALKLAGSAGQNARQAIIVEGMTDFRLTVYAKRLSGTGAHAIFAQKGDTVLEPINGTEGIVNGGDEWTEYVYEFNSTAATQVTIFLQVTDPGTVFLYDDVKLEKLTGPDYSDVLKGDVDLDGELTNEDATLIEQHIAGETTLEDAAAYAADMDCDGEITETDLAMLRSFISGEASAVPLYPINGETVAKGSWQIEELLVDYTPGKSDSYSGLGSRKDQYMRDPVVLRWKANEGGARSYNVLVADNYKLENAKRYLIQTDGSSEKTLSIQNLMVDTDYYWAIDLNGKRSEVGTFHTAKTVRTFWIEGVSNTRDLGGWLTEDGLYRVKYNVAFRGAKFDDVTEEGKQAITDLGIKTDVDLRTHNEGVQAPLADIGVEWFLAGHNGAAMYYSTEASTISDLTSSYVAGTINAVRVYADSTKFPAYFHCSYGRDRTGTLGLMLLGLLGVGRNDILADYEMTFLSEWGGGNLSASGHTRLLINTMDWLQETYAPEGTLKEAVEGYLLAAGLTADEISAIRANMLERVGEEPEATGIEVTMLPDKTSYLEGKDEFDVTGAKLTVYYDDDSFEEIDITADMVSGFDNTVVGPQTLTVTYGEFTATFEIEITAKSLTRIDITGLPDTLDYIEGEEFDPAGLEITAYYDNETSEVLAADAYTLEGFESTVGEHVITVSYGGKTTAFTVNVAAKTLESIKVTAFPNKLEYVEGEEFDATGIEVTAYYDNKTSEVLAADAYTLEGFESTVGEHVITVTYGEKTDAFTVTVIKKAIPGDIDGDGEISVSDALMALRVAAKLATFEDEALFALADVDHDGEITVSDVLRILRVAAKLADPSTLA